The following nucleotide sequence is from Paeniglutamicibacter kerguelensis.
GTCATCGCCGCCGCGGACCGCACGGGGAGATAAGTTCTCAATACATGTGACTCCATCATCCCGCGCAAAGCCCGCCAGACCCAAAGCCTGATCGCTGACAGCGTCGAAGTCGCAGCTTCCTCTGGAAGCATGCTGGACTTCCGCCTAAGCTCTGACCATGACGGCGGTGCAGCCCGGAGTGCCAGCAGGTGTGGTTCGGCGGTCTTTTCTGCTCTTGGCCGGGGCGGGAACGCTGGCCGTCTTGTCTTCCTGCTCGGATCCGCTCAAGCCCAATCCGAATTCCCCGGAACAAGTGAACCGCCCGGTGGTGGTCGCCAGCGGTTTGGCCACCCCGTGGTCAATGGCCCGGCGCAGCGACGGCGGCACCCTGGTTTCCGAACGCGACACGGCGCGGGTCAAGCTTCTCTCCCCCGACGGGACGCTCGAAACCTTTGCCGAGGTTCCCGGTGTTGTCCCGGGCGGTGAGGGCGGCCTGCTGGGGCTCGAAGTACTGGAGGAAGACGGCCGCGAATGGCTGTACGCCTACGCCAGCACCGAGACGGACAACCGGGTGCTTCGATTCGAGATGGGCCCGGACGGACTCGGGGCGGCCCAGCCAATTATCAGGGGCATTCCGCGGGCCAGCATCCACAATGGCGGGCGGATCAAGTTCGGCCCCGACGGACTGCTTTACATAGGCACCGGGGACGCAACGGATTCGGCGGCGGCCCAGGACCCAGCTCGGATGAACGGGAAAATCCTTCGCCTGAATCCCGACGGCAGCATTCCGGTCGGCAATCCGTTTACCGGATCGCCCGTCTACTCGTATGGACACCGCAATGTGCAGGGGTTCGCCTGGGATTCGTCTCGTCGGTTGTGGGCCAGCGAGCTGGGCCCGGACAAAAACGACGAATTGAACCTGGTGGTCCCGGGCAGCAACTACGGTTGGCCGCAGGTGACGGGCGCACCACACAAGGAGGGCTTCATCGACGCCGTTCATGTGTGGAAATCGACGGCCGACGCTTCCCCTAGCGCCTTGGCGATCGTGGACGGCGCCGCCTACGTGGCATGCCTGCGCGGGGAAAAGCTCTGGCGGTTGGGGCTCCCTGCTGGCGAGCCGGCGTCCAGAGGCGCCCTGCCTGATGCCCGCGGGATTCTCAAAGGCCAGGGACGCTTGCGCGATGTGCTTGCGGTGTCCGGTTCCGGGTTGTGGATCGCCACCAACGAGGGCGAAAGCTCACGAATCATTTCGCTCGCCCTGCCCGGGCCGGGCCCGGCCTAGGACGGTTCGGAAATCATCATTTGGTGCAGGACCAGCGGCACGACATTGCACAACGCCCACAGGCCCAACATGGTCCAGGCCAGGACCAACATGAAACGCACATGGGAGCGGGGCTTCTCGATCTGGATCCTCTGGGGTGCGGAGACCTTGTAGTACACCCGATCGGGGTTGCCGGACGGAGCCGGTTCCAATTCGTCGAACGCACTGCTGTGGGCCGTGCCGTCGGCACTGGTCCAGACAAGGCAATCTTGGCCCTCGAGCTTGGTGACTTCGCAGGGCGCCTCCCGCCAAGCGGCCTGGCTGCGGCGGGAAACCCGCGCCACCACAAAGAAACCGATGGCACCGAACAGTGCGATCCAGCCAAAGAGTTCGAGTGCAGGCCCAATGGCCGCAAGGATTTCACGCACAGCTACATGATATGGCCTGGGCCCGGTTACGGAAGGTGGTTTCCGCAAACGCCACGCAGTGTATGCGGGCCGGCCATCTTGTTGGCCAAGTCGCTTGTGGCCACTCGTTTGACAATGCGGCGGGCAACTTCTGCCCGAAAGAACAGCGGCCCCGGTGGAAGAACCCAAATGCTGGGTTGTTCCACCGGGGCCGCTGAAGTCATGCTGCTAGCGCTTGCCGTTGACCATCTGCGGCACGTTCAGCGGGTTGCCGTCCTGCAGCGCCTCGGGAAGCAACGCCTGCGGGAAGCCCTGGTAGGCAACCGGGCGCAGGAAGCGGGAGATCGCCGCGGTGCCCACGGAGGTGCTTCCCACGGAGGTGGTTGCCGGGTACGGGCCGCCGTGCTGCTGCGCGTAGGTCACCGAGACGCCGGTCGGCCACTGGTTCCACAGCACGCGGCCCGCCTTGCGGGAGAGCACCTCGATCAGCTCGGTGACTTCGCAGCTCTCGGTGCCCACGAGGGTGGCGGTCAGCTGGCCCTCGAAGCTTTCGGCCAGCGCAACCAGTTCCGACTCGTCCGTGTACTCGACGACCAGGGCGGTCGGGCCGAAGCACTCGGTCTGCAGGGACTCAGGGTGCGCCAGCAGGTCCTCGGCGCTGGTGAGCAACAGGGTGGGGCTTGGCGGATCGGCCAGCGGGTCAGAGCCCTGGGCCAGGACCTTGACCTTGTCGTGGCCCTGCAACGCCTCAAGCACCTCGACGTAGCCGGCCTGGATGCGGCCGTTGAGCAGCGCGGCAGCGGCCGGAAGCTCGGTGGCGCGCAGGGTCTCGACGATCTGGGAACCGCGCGGGACAAAGATGGTTCCCGGCTTGGTGCAGAACTGTCCGGCGCCCATGGTGAAGGACGCGACGAATTCGCCGGCGATCGCGGCGCCGCGCTCGGCGGCCGCGGCGGCGGTGACGAAGACGGGGTTGTTGGAACCGAGTTCGCCGTAGAACGGGATCGGCTCCGGGCGGGCGTTGGCCATGTCGAAGAGGGCGCGGCCGCCGGGGATCGATCCGGTGAAGCCGGCCGCCTTGACGCGCGAATCCTTCAGTGCGGTGGCGCCGGCCTCGGTGCCCATGACCAAGGCGAAGACGCCGGCCGGGACGCCGGCGGAAGCCAGTGCCGCTGCAACGGTGTTTGCCGTGGCGATCGAGAGTTCCGGGTGGCCCGAGTGGGCCTTGAGGATGACCGGGTTGCCCGCGGCCCATGCGGAGGCGGTGTCGCCGCCTGCCACGGAGAAGGCGAACGGGAAGTTGCTGGCCGCGAAGACGACGACCGGGCCCATTGGCTCGAGCACGCGGCGCAGGTCCGGGCGCGGGGCGCCCATCGGCCACTGGGCATCGGCGTGGTCGATGCGCGCGTCCAGGTAGGCGCCGTCGCGCAGCACCTCGCCGAAGAGGCGCAGCTGGAAGGTGGTGCGCTTGAGCTCGCCGGTCAGGCGGGCCTGCGGCAGGTTGGTCTCGGCCATGGCGATCGGGATGAGGATGCCGGCGGCCGCATCAAGGGCGTCCGCAACCGTATCCAGCACGCCGGCGCGCTCGGAGGGGCGCAGTGCCGCCCACGGGGCCGCAGCCTGCTGTGCGGCAACGAGGATTTCCTCGAGCTCGGTGGCTGTCGTCGGGGTGACGGTGATGGTGGTCGTCATGATGGGTGTGGTCCTTTCACGGGGAAGTTCGGTGGTGACCCGGATGGTGAGTCAAAGGTCAAGATTCGGGGATGGCGGGTAGTGCGAGCGCTCAGGAGTCCTGGGGCTGCCGGGAGTCCAGGGTGCTGATCTCGCCCAGGGTCAGCGGGGCTGCGACGGGGCGCTTGGCGAAGGCAGCAAGCGAGGCTTGTTCGGTCCCGGCGTCGTCGGCCCCCTTGGTGGAAAGGCAGGAGACGGCAAAGCCGCAGACCTTGCCCTGGCACCAGCCCATGCCGGTGCGGGTGAAGGACTTCATGGTGCGCGCATCCGTGGCGCCCAGTTCGACGCGCGCGTGCACGACCTCGCCGTGGCTGACTTCCTCGCACCTGCACACCAGGGTGTCGTCGGCGAGCAGGTCGTCCCACTTTTCGGGGACGGGGTGCGCCCGGTGCATGGCCCCGGCGAACCGGCGGTGGCGCTGGATCTGCCGTGCGGTGCCGGCGCTTGGCGCCTCGCCGTTGGCCGCGGCGGCCCCGGCAACGAGCCCCTCGGCCACGGCCAGCACGGCCCCGCCTACGCCCGTCACTTCACCGGCAAGGTAAAGGCCCGGCACGTTGGACGCCTGCTGGCCGTCGACGACGCAGACCAGCGAACCGTCGGCGTCGATGCGCGTCGTGGCCCCCAGGGCCACGGCAAGTTCGACCTGCGGGGTGAAGCCCCAGCCGAAACCGACGACGTCCACGTCCTCAAGCAGCTGTTCGGTTCCGGCAATGACGGCGCCGTCGGCGTCTACCTTGGCGATGCGCACCGACTTGGCGCTGGACTCCCCCAGCACCTCGGTGACAACCGTGCGGGTGCGGTAGCGGATGCGGTGCTTGGCAAAGATGCCCGCGTATTCCGCGCCCTCCAGTGCCTTGCCCGGCACGCCGCTTGCGGCCCCCAGGTGCGGGAGCCAGTTGGCCAGCGAGGCCGATTCGCACACGGCCACGACCTTGCCGCCGGCCTCTGCGATGTTTGCGGCCACCGGAAGCAGGAAGGGCCCGGTCCCGGCGACCACAAAGCGTTTGCCCGGCAGGGTGCCGTTGGCCTTGATGAACGCCTGGATTCCGCCGGCGGCCATGACGCCGGGCAGTTCCCAG
It contains:
- a CDS encoding PQQ-dependent sugar dehydrogenase, with translation MTAVQPGVPAGVVRRSFLLLAGAGTLAVLSSCSDPLKPNPNSPEQVNRPVVVASGLATPWSMARRSDGGTLVSERDTARVKLLSPDGTLETFAEVPGVVPGGEGGLLGLEVLEEDGREWLYAYASTETDNRVLRFEMGPDGLGAAQPIIRGIPRASIHNGGRIKFGPDGLLYIGTGDATDSAAAQDPARMNGKILRLNPDGSIPVGNPFTGSPVYSYGHRNVQGFAWDSSRRLWASELGPDKNDELNLVVPGSNYGWPQVTGAPHKEGFIDAVHVWKSTADASPSALAIVDGAAYVACLRGEKLWRLGLPAGEPASRGALPDARGILKGQGRLRDVLAVSGSGLWIATNEGESSRIISLALPGPGPA
- a CDS encoding aldehyde dehydrogenase (NADP(+)), whose product is MTTTITVTPTTATELEEILVAAQQAAAPWAALRPSERAGVLDTVADALDAAAGILIPIAMAETNLPQARLTGELKRTTFQLRLFGEVLRDGAYLDARIDHADAQWPMGAPRPDLRRVLEPMGPVVVFAASNFPFAFSVAGGDTASAWAAGNPVILKAHSGHPELSIATANTVAAALASAGVPAGVFALVMGTEAGATALKDSRVKAAGFTGSIPGGRALFDMANARPEPIPFYGELGSNNPVFVTAAAAAERGAAIAGEFVASFTMGAGQFCTKPGTIFVPRGSQIVETLRATELPAAAALLNGRIQAGYVEVLEALQGHDKVKVLAQGSDPLADPPSPTLLLTSAEDLLAHPESLQTECFGPTALVVEYTDESELVALAESFEGQLTATLVGTESCEVTELIEVLSRKAGRVLWNQWPTGVSVTYAQQHGGPYPATTSVGSTSVGTAAISRFLRPVAYQGFPQALLPEALQDGNPLNVPQMVNGKR
- a CDS encoding NAD(P)/FAD-dependent oxidoreductase; translation: MSAHEEFAFDVAVIGAGPAGLSAAVAAAERGAKVVVCDTGTQPGGQFWRHRPESVFPEPDGHGHHGWKTYLDLRARFDAAISRGLLRYLPNTQVWMTEREDAGRFVLRLTPATGTAIEAATVRAAKLVSCTGGYDRQLPLPGWELPGVMAAGGIQAFIKANGTLPGKRFVVAGTGPFLLPVAANIAEAGGKVVAVCESASLANWLPHLGAASGVPGKALEGAEYAGIFAKHRIRYRTRTVVTEVLGESSAKSVRIAKVDADGAVIAGTEQLLEDVDVVGFGWGFTPQVELAVALGATTRIDADGSLVCVVDGQQASNVPGLYLAGEVTGVGGAVLAVAEGLVAGAAAANGEAPSAGTARQIQRHRRFAGAMHRAHPVPEKWDDLLADDTLVCRCEEVSHGEVVHARVELGATDARTMKSFTRTGMGWCQGKVCGFAVSCLSTKGADDAGTEQASLAAFAKRPVAAPLTLGEISTLDSRQPQDS